ACAAATCCGTGGGCGCCCGGTGCAGTTTACCCCTGCTGGCATCCAACCACATCTCAGCCAGATCGCGGCAATGCAGCACACTTTTTTCAATGGTATCAAGATAGCCCGTGGTCTCTTCCCGGTCTAAACCTTCAAGCCCCCCCTGAGTCTCGATCTGTTGTGAAAGCAAATCCACATATCCTAGAATTACAGTCAAAGGGCTCCTGATATCGTGTACTAGTTCAGCTGATTTCTGACCTAAAGAGGCAAGGTTCTCCCGACGCTCCAACTCTTCTTTGAGCGCATGATTCATCCGCAGCAATTCCCCCTCCGCCTCCTTCCGACCTCGTGCCCGCTGGGTTCGCTGAACGTGCCGATGGATGATTTCCCGCAACTCAAAGGCGTCAAATGGCTTCTTGACGTAATCATTGGCGCCCAGTCGCATCGCTTCCTGGGCCGTTTCCAATGCACCAAATCCGGTGAACATGATCACCGATACAACCCCATCAAGCTCACGGATCATCCGTAACCCTTCGATGCCGCTCTTGCCAGGCATGCGAATGTCCATGACCACCGTATCAGGATGATGCTCCTTGAGCATGGCAACCCCTGCATCCACCGAATCGGCACACAACACACGATAGGAGGTATTCAGGAGGATCCGTAAACTTTCGCGTGGCCCCCGTTCGTCATCAATTACCAGAACCGTAGGTTGAACGGTGACGGCCACCGCATCAGCATTAGAATAAGCGACCATAGGAAACACTCATTAGGTGGGAGGTTGTCTCATAGGTACCGTTGTAGGCCGGGTTCTGATTCTGCGCCACATCGCGGTCGCCGATCAGACTATATCCATAAGCCAGGTCGAGGCGGTTCAGTCCATAGTGCAATCCCGCGCCAATGGTGAATACCTGCCTGCTGGCATCGGGAAGCGTCGGAGCTAGAGTCTCCTCCGGAACGGGACTCTGGAGGTAAATATATCCAGCTCGCAAGGTCAGGGCCTCAGTCGCCTTCCAATCGGCACCCAAACCAAACGTCCATGCGTCTTTCCAATTCTGACGGATCACTGCCGGAGCGGTTGGCTTCGGTGAGGTTGGGCCATTGACTAAGGGATTGTTATTGCC
The bacterium DNA segment above includes these coding regions:
- a CDS encoding hybrid sensor histidine kinase/response regulator, whose translation is MVAYSNADAVAVTVQPTVLVIDDERGPRESLRILLNTSYRVLCADSVDAGVAMLKEHHPDTVVMDIRMPGKSGIEGLRMIRELDGVVSVIMFTGFGALETAQEAMRLGANDYVKKPFDAFELREIIHRHVQRTQRARGRKEAEGELLRMNHALKEELERRENLASLGQKSAELVHDIRSPLTVILGYVDLLSQQIETQGGLEGLDREETTGYLDTIEKSVLHCRDLAEMWLDASRGKLHRAPTDLWRLIHSITEDCGKKAEAREAELVAEPGKQGVLVEIDAVQVGRAVQNLVINALEAVPDKKGKVRVSFFVSGQFVEISVEDNGCGMSEEQIRQTENPFFTTKKNSGGTGLGLSIVRQVTEAHGGEVCIKSQPGEGTRITLRIPYQLG